In a single window of the Metopolophium dirhodum isolate CAU chromosome 2, ASM1992520v1, whole genome shotgun sequence genome:
- the LOC132938241 gene encoding cryptochrome-2-like: protein MDKNDADAGHETTVHWFRKGMRLHDNPAFKLSCEAKNSSGERYKLRPIYILDPYFRKYIRAGANRWRFLQQSLVDLDTTLRQLGTRLYVIRGLPHEVFPDLFAKWNVKLLTFELDTEPYARERDNQVEQLARKHGVKVEQKVSHTIYNTELVLRANGGSVPMTYQKFVSVIGSMPTPRRPIPAPDMLPSECLLDDDLNNPEFDVPTLDELLTLKGFNPAELKPCLYPGGEKEALRRLEEYMKNKTWVCKFEKPNTSPNSLKPSTTVLSPYMKFGCLSASHFYYRLKEVIGNSPHSKPPVSLIGQLYWREFYYTVGASTPNFDKMVGNSICCQVPWDNNPDALEAWTNGKTGYPFIDAIMRQLRDEGWIHHLARHAVACFLTRGDLWISWEKGLAVFEELLLDADWSMNAGNWMWLSASAFFHQFFRVYSPVAFGKKTDKSGDYIRKYIPELAKYPDQYIYEPWSAPKSIQERAGCVVGVHYPKRVVVHEDVYKNNITKMSLAYKTTKAGKSSNSKKSRNVSTSPDKKNIKKPKLK, encoded by the coding sequence ATGGACAAGAACGATGCTGATGCGGGACACGAGACAACCGTGCACTGGTTCCGGAAAGGTATGCGTCTGCACGACAACCCCGCGTTCAAATTATCGTGTGAAGCGAAGAACAGTAGCGGTGAGCGTTACAAGCTCAGACCCATTTACATACTGGACCCTTATTTTCGCAAATACATACGGGCAGGTGCGAATCGCTGGAGGTTCTTGCAGCAGAGTCTCGTGGACTTGGACACGACACTCCGACAACTGGGCACGCGACTGTACGTTATCAGAGGGTTGCCACACGAAGTCTTTCCAGATTTATTTGCCAAATGGAATGTTAAACTGTTGACTTTCGAGTTGGACACTGAACCGTATGCTCGAGAGAGGGACAATCAAGTGGAACAACTGGCCAGAAAACATGGTGTTAAAGTAGAACAAAAGGTCTCTCACACTATTTATAACACTGAACTTGTACTCAGGGCAAATGGAGGCAGCGTTCCAATGACTTATCAGAAGTTTGTATCTGTTATTGGCTCGATGCCAACTCCTCGTCGACCAATACCTGCACCAGATATGTTGCCTTCTGAGTGTCTACTTGATGATGACTTAAACAACCCAGAGTTTGATGTGCCAACGCTGGACGAATTGTTAACATTAAAGGGTTTCAACCCTGCAGAACTTAAACCGTGTTTGTACCCTGGTGGAGAAAAAGAAGCTCTCAGGCGTTTGGAAGAATATATGAAAAACAAGACATGGGtatgtaaatttgaaaaaccaaatACATCACCGAATAGCCTAAAGCCCAGCACTACTGTACTAAGTCCATATATGAAATTTGGGTGTTTATCGGCTAGTCATTTTTATTACAGATTAAAAGAAGTTATAGGTAATAGCCCTCATTCTAAACCTCCTGTATCTCTGATTGGTCAGTTGTATTGGAGAGAGTTTTATTATACTGTTGGTGCTTCAACTcccaattttgataaaatggtTGGCAATTCAATTTGCTGTCAGGTACCGTGGGACAACAATCCTGATGCGCTAGAAGCCTGGACAAATGGTAAGACAGGATATCCATTCATTGATGCCATCATGAGACAGCTGAGAGATGAAGGCTGGATACACCATTTAGCCAGACATGCTGTTGCATGTTTTTTAACCCGAGGAGACTTGTGGATATCTTGGGAAAAGGGTTTAGCTGTATTTGAAGAATTATTGCTTGATGCCGATTGGTCAATGAACGCTGGGAATTGGATGTGGTTGTCGGCGTCAGCATTTTTCCATCAATTTTTTAGAGTTTACAGTCCAGTTGCATTTGGTAAGAAGACTGATAAGAGTGGTGATTACATCAGAAAATATATCCCAGAATTGGCCAAATATCCAGATCAGTATATATATGAACCATGGTCGGCACCCAAGTCCATTCAAGAAAGAGCTGGTTGTGTGGTTGGAGTGCATTATCCAAAACGAGTGGTAGTGCACGAAGAtgtatacaaaaacaatattacaaaaatgtcaTTGGCTTATAAGACTACCAAAGCTGGCAAGAGTTCCAATAGTAAAAAATCTAGAAATGTGTCAACATCCCccgataagaaaaatataaaaaaacctaaattaaaatga
- the LOC132938524 gene encoding LOW QUALITY PROTEIN: uncharacterized protein LOC132938524 (The sequence of the model RefSeq protein was modified relative to this genomic sequence to represent the inferred CDS: inserted 1 base in 1 codon) → MVVLEEQCVYEKNVSDTPAIIIGFRRVHFADKFDLLVHDIDGFFNATEMCAMHSKKLIHFQEGKRFKDLEQLLLTRLEFGDPVRYTNCDLGYTDQSAVGGTYYHPILFLALALWCSEEFYVKAAILVNGFFNRSVERRALFDRTFALKTTVGNEHCAYSITPLQTLIVPIDSELSQSQIPTTYESSSETQVMYGGFELLVDDHKWFNASKFCYKYTDQQKRLQYFSKTNFFLRLVEHIRQNLQLDPVRDCSDAVDRESIEYGTFYHPLLFLALASWISLEFYVKAAHIVFAYFSSYDRDESMKMLALGERPGDTTAVFPTNIVVEPTPSTSTYFAKSPTVCEPEIIIKPTPSKSVNFSTISSQIVHESDTTTINTPTYEPNTTPMTPESKLPSSVTWIDESSSSTFADRDEEMFMETNYTEAEMELVRKEWQLRLDHMERQHQLKLKEAQYELSQRLSQKEYEERTLREQLKNKEIDDDELRKHLATIETESRHRECELRQQLERNKAKARKLRTQLVQKEAEIEKSNRENEQRLEQMRSRQEREVEQKRRKDVELASRLKAAESEKITYFLRSTEQRRQVDELTQQLEQMRLSNERLRMTTLKRNPVAEKQNCIREVYQAKFGMDRLEMLVVTSIAGLGQQFYGFRRKLNGAFYAINKRMQVAMGERVMLWFVSNNAKQDFIDCKSYLFDKAYKTGVELQTRSNTIGIEESTNIEKFDTICLLRDFGRLAGMIELDAGYMQTLLELAQNQYTSTDQLNDEDITEXTFAQSRNAIRSNVHRYI, encoded by the exons ATGGTTGTGTTGGAAGAACAGTGCGTGtacgaaaaaaatgtaagtgATACGCCCGCTATAATAATCGGTTTCCGTCGTGTGCATTTTGCCGACAAATTTGATTTACTAGTGCATGACATTGATGGGTTCTTTAATGCAACTGAGATGTGTGCAATGCATTCAAAAAAACTCATTCACTTTCAAGAGGGTAAACGTTTCAAAGATTTAGAACAATTGTTATTGACTCGGCTCGAATTTGGAGACCCTGTGCGATATACCAATTGTGATTTGGGATATACCGATCAATCCGCTGTTGGTGGTACGTACTACCATCCGATACTGTTTCTGGCCCTTGCATTGTGGTGCAGCGAAGAATTTTACGTCAAAGCCGCCATATTGGTAAATGGATTCTTCAACCGAAGTGTAGAACGCCGTGCACTATTTGATCGAACATTCGCACTCAAGACAACAGTGGGTAATGAACATTGCGCATACTCAATAACCCCACTCCAGACGTTGATTGTCCCGATAGACTCTGAGTTATCACAATCCCAAATTCCGACCACCTATGAGTCATCATCTGAGACACAAGTAATGTATGGTGGTTTTGAACTTCTGGTGGATGATCACAAATGGTTTAATGCTTCAAAGTTCTGTTATAAATATACGGATCAACAAAAACGgttacaatatttttccaaaacaaatttttttcttcGACTTGTCGAACACATACGTCAAAACCTGCAACTGGATCCGGTGCGTGACTGTTCCGATGCCGTTGATCGAGAGTCGATCGAATACGGTACGTTTTATCATCCATTACTGTTTCTTGCACTCGCTTCGTGGATAAGTTTGGAATTCTACGTCAAGGCTGCGCACATAGTATTTGCTTATTTTTCGTCATATGACCGTGACGAGTCTATGAAGATGTTGGCGCTGGGTGAACGGCCTGGAGATACTACAGCAGTATTTCCTACGAATATTGTTGTAGAACCGACACCCTCAACATCTACATATTTTGCCAAATCACCGACCGTGTGTGAACCTGAGATCATTATTAAACCAACACCATCAAAATCGGTGAACTTTTCCACAATATCATCACAGATAGTCCATGAATCTGATACTACAACAATTAATACACCAACATATGAACCAAATACTACACCTATGACACCCGAGTCAAAACTACCATCTTCAGTCACGTGGATCGATGAATCGTCATCATCAACATTTGCCGATAGAGATGAAGAAATGTTCATGGAAACCAATTACACCGAAGCCGAAATGGAATTGGTACGTAAAGAGTGGCAATTGCGTCTAGATCATATGGAACGACAACACCAGTTGAAACTCAAAGAGGCTCAATACGAGTTAAGTCAACGACTGTCACAAAAAGAATACGAAGAACGAACACTACgcgaacaattaaaaaacaaggAAATTGATGATGATGAGTTACGTAAACACTTGGCAACTATAGAGACGGAATCTAGACACCGCGAATGTGAGTTACGTCAGCAATTGGAACGTAACAAGGCAAAAGCAAGAAAATTGCGAACACAACTCGTACAAAAAGAAGCcgaaattgaaaaaagtaatcGTGAAAATGAACAACGTTTGGAACAAATGCGTTCGCGTCAGGAACGTGAAGTCGAGCAAAAGCGACGGAAAGACGTGGAATTAGCCAGTAGGTTAAAAGCCGCAGAGAGTGAAAAGATCACTTATTTTTTACGCAGCACCGAGCAAAGGCGACAAGTCGACGAGCTCACACAACAGCTGGAACAAATGCGCTTGTCCAATGAACGATTACGCATGACCACATTGAAACGTAACCCGGTAGCGGAGAAGCAAAATTGTATTCGGGAGGTGTACCAAGCGAAATTCGGCATGGATCGTTTGGAAATGCTGGTGGTGACAAGTATCGCTGGTCTGGGACAACAGTTTTACGGTTTTCGACGCAAGTTGAATGGTGCATTTTATGCAATTAACAAACGGATGCAAGTGGCAATGGGAGAACGTGTGATGTTGTGGTTCGTGTCCAACAATGCCAAACAAGACTTTATTGATTGCAAATCATATTTGTTTGATAAAGCGTATAAAACGGGTGTGGAATTACAAACGCGGAGCAATACTATTGGCATTGAAGAATCGACTAACATCGAAAAATTCGATACCATATGTTTGTTACGTGATTTTGGTAGACTCGCAGGTATGATAGAACTCGACGCTGGATATATGCAGACTCTTTTGGAACTGGCACAAAATCAGTACACTTCGACAGATCAACTCAACGATGAAGATATCACTG GTACTTTTGCGCAAAGCCGAAACGCAATCCGATCAAATGTTCAtcgatatatataa